The genomic region CCTGCGAGGGCGCCGATTTGCATCTGCCGCTGCGCTCGGGCAGCGACTCCGTACTGTTCAACGGCCTGTTCGCCTTCCTTGCCGGCAGCAACGCGGTCGACCGCGGCTTTGTCGGCAATTGCACGACGGGTGTCGTCGACGCGCTGAAACAGGTCGGCGGCCAGACCGTGGCGCAGACCGCGGCGACTTGCGGGCTGACCGAAGGTGCGGTCGGGCTGTTCTTCGACTGGTTCACGCGGACCGAGCGCGTCGTCACGCTGTACTCGCAAGGCATCAACCAGTCGTCGAGCGGCGTCGACAAGGTCAACGCCATCATCAATTGCCATCTGTTGACCGGGCGCATCGGCCGTCCCGGCATGGGGCCGTTCTCGCTGACCGGCCAGCCCAACGCGATGGGCGGCCGCGAGGTCGGCGGGCTCGCCAACCAGCTCGCCGCGCATATGGAGATCGACAATCCCGCGCACCGCGCGTTGGTGCAGCGGTTTTGGCGCGCGCCCGTGATCGCGGAGAAGGCCGGGCTGAAAGCGGTCGACATGTTCGACGCGATCGCCGACGGCCGCATCAAGGCGGTGTGGATCATCTCGACCAATCCGGTGGTGAGCCTGCCGGATGCCGATCGCGCGCGCGCCGCGCTCGACGCCTGCGAGCTCGTCGTGGTGACGGATTGCATGCGCGACACCGACACCACGCGCCATGCCGACGTGCTGCTGCCGGCACTGGCGTGGGGCGAGAAGGACGGCACCGTCACCAATTCCGAGCGCCGGATCTCGCGGCAGCGGCCGTTCCTGGCAGCTCCGGGCGAGGCGCGCGCCGACTGGCGCATCATCTGCGACGTCGCCGCCCGGATGGGATATTCCGGCTTCGACTATGCCTCGGCCGCCGAGGTGTTCCGCGAGCACGCCGAACTGTCGGGATTCGAGAATGACGGCCGGCGCGATTTCGACATCTCGGCGCTGGCTGCGCTCGACGACGGCGCCTATGAGGTGCTGGCGCCGGTGCAGTGGCCGGTGACATCGGAGCATCCGGCCGGCACGCCGCGGATGTTCGAGAGCCAGCAATTCTTCACGCCGGACCGCAAGGCGCGCTTCGTGCCGGTGGCACCACGCGCGGCGCGCAACGCGACCAGCCGCGACTTTCCGCTGGTGCTCAACACCGGCCGCGTGCGCGATCAGTGGCACACCATGACCCGGACCGGCAAAACCGGACGGCTATTGTCGCATGTGTTCGAGCCCTATGCCGAGTTTCACCCCGAGGACGCACGGCAGGCCGGGCTGCAAAACGAAGGATTGGTGCGGCTGACCAGCAGCTGGGGCGAGATGATCGCGCGCGTCGTGGTCAGCGCCGACCAGCGCCGCGGCTGCGTGTTCGTGCCGATGCACTGGAACGCGGAGTTCGCCGGCGAGGGACGCGTCAACGCGCTGGTCAATCCGGCGACCGATCCGCTGTCCGGCCAGCCGGAGTCCAAGCACACGCCGGTCAAGGCCGTCCCTTACGCGCCGAAATGGCACGCCTTCATCCTGAGCCGCGACGCGATCAGGCGTCCGGCAAGCGGCTACTGGGTTTACGGCAAGGCC from Bradyrhizobium elkanii USDA 76 harbors:
- a CDS encoding nitrate reductase, whose product is MSVKTTCPYCGVGCGVIASKDAAGAVTVEGDKQHPANFGRLCSKGSALAETIDLDGRLLEPMMDGAPAAWDDALDRVADGFNRIIREYGPDAVAFYVSGQLLTEDYYVINKLAKGFVGTANIDTNSRLCMASSVAGHKRAFGSDTVPGCYEDLEQAELLVLVGSNAAWCHPILHQRMLAAKEKNPACKIVVIDPRRTATCEGADLHLPLRSGSDSVLFNGLFAFLAGSNAVDRGFVGNCTTGVVDALKQVGGQTVAQTAATCGLTEGAVGLFFDWFTRTERVVTLYSQGINQSSSGVDKVNAIINCHLLTGRIGRPGMGPFSLTGQPNAMGGREVGGLANQLAAHMEIDNPAHRALVQRFWRAPVIAEKAGLKAVDMFDAIADGRIKAVWIISTNPVVSLPDADRARAALDACELVVVTDCMRDTDTTRHADVLLPALAWGEKDGTVTNSERRISRQRPFLAAPGEARADWRIICDVAARMGYSGFDYASAAEVFREHAELSGFENDGRRDFDISALAALDDGAYEVLAPVQWPVTSEHPAGTPRMFESQQFFTPDRKARFVPVAPRAARNATSRDFPLVLNTGRVRDQWHTMTRTGKTGRLLSHVFEPYAEFHPEDARQAGLQNEGLVRLTSSWGEMIARVVVSADQRRGCVFVPMHWNAEFAGEGRVNALVNPATDPLSGQPESKHTPVKAVPYAPKWHAFILSRDAIRRPASGYWVYGKAGDCTRLELALDTRPESWRDWARAQLGLDGVEIEWIAYRDPAAGRFRYAAVRDGRLEGCVFIAPDHTLPSRAWLTGLFAEQQLSANARMSLLAGRPFGAGEDVGPIVCSCFSVGRHQITAEIRKGADSVDAIGRCLKAGTNCGGCKPEIGKLIGTTTQPRQAIAS